tttaaaaacaacAGTAGCTTTGAGCCAGATGTGgcagtatacacctttaatcccagcacttgggagggagaggtaggaggatctctgtgagtttgagggcagcttgagactacatagtgaattctaggtcagcctgggctaaagaacaagaccctacttcctaaaaaaaacaaaaaaacaaaacacagctttGTTCTTTCCAGGActcctcattctctttcctttttgcaCACCCTCTGTGCAGAATCAACTTACAGCTGTGTGCTAGCATACATGCACCAGGTCCTGCAGTAGTCACTATGACAGGGTAATGCTTGTGTcaccctcattttacagatggtcAAGGTACACAACTTTGCTACACGGAAGACTGGAATCACCGTCCAGCTCCACTGCTCATCTTCACGTGAGAGCGCAGGTGTTCTTCCCAAGGGGCAAAAAGCACAGGGCAAGTGGCAGGCACGCCACCCTGGCTTTCACCAGAACTCCAACCCTGACTCTACCAAGATCTGAAGCTCCTATTTCTGGGTCTACAGAGAATATAGACAGGTTTGTTCTGccgcccaggctgctctggaaatGGACTGTGCTCCTCATGTCAAGTTTGAAAGAAGCCATCCTAATTctcttttgttagtttgtttgaaacagggtctcctgctagcccaggctgacctggaagtcactctgtagctcaggttagcctcaaactcacagcgatcatcctacctcagcctcctgagtaagattataagcctgtgccaccacaccagcctctgattctttaagaaaaaagagggcctggagagatggcttggtggttaaagatacttgcttgcattaagcctgctggctcaggttcaactccccagtacccacttaaaaccagattcacaaagggcacatacacctggaatttgtttgcagaggcaggaggccctgatacatccattctcATGCTCTCAGTAATAATAAAAAGGGGGGATGTCTACTCACCTCACATTCAATGCCCTCTTTGGAAAGAACAGTTGCAGCTTCTAAGCAATGGCCCACTGGTCTCGAATGGGAAACTACAGTTATGTGTGTCCCTGAGACAAAATGGTCACAGGTTAGAGGTCAGAGTGGAACTAAAGACATAACCAGCTCTCCAATGAGTGAGGAATGTGGCCATTTTTcgagaaataaaatacaaaagatttTGGAAAAGTGTAGCTGTATGTTTTAACTTGAGCCCGTTCTCTGAACTAAAAGGCAGTATTTCTAGATTGAACAGGACCTGCCCAAGTGGGGGAACCACAGCAGAGAATGACTGAATGTACACAAAAGCCATCTTACCTTGCCTTTCTACTTTAGCTTTTCCAATAGGAATCAGAAAATCTTTTGACTGTGCTTCTGCAGAAAGTTCAAATGCAACTCCATACATCAACTCATTCTCCAGCATTATCACTGCAAGACATTGTATCCACACACAGTATGACCAAGAGATGACCAGGATCGCTTATCTGGTGAAAAGGTTACTGTACGTATTACGAAGTCTTGCCTATCAGGTCCAGGAACTTAAGCATGGCTTTACATGatgacatgtaccaccacgcttAACTATTTATATCATATGCCCAAGCCCAATGAAAAGTCTTCAACAGCTCCTTCAATGCAAAAGTTCCTATCAGAATTTTTTGGTTTCACTTTTGCttattttcagacagggtctcattctagtctaggctaaccatgaactcacagagagtttcctacctcagactcctgagtgctggaattataggcatgagccaccacacttggcttcattttagggtttttttttcttcaacttttattaatttatttgcaagccgaaaGAGATAGGAAATAGAGGagatgggggtgccagggcctccagccactgcaaacagacttcagacacatgtaccactttgtgcatttggctttacgtgggtactggggaatcgagcccagggtcatcaggctttgcaaggaagcaccataaccactgagccatctttccagccccttcattTCAGTTTTTTAATGCTCAAAGATACCTGGGGATCACTCTACTGACCTGGGTTGTTATCGCGAATAGCTGACTTAATAAGTCCTTTTGCATCCTCTGAATTCCATGGGCTGACCACCTTCAAGCCTGGGCAGTGCCCATACCACGCAGCAAAACACTGGGAGTGCTGGGCAGCTACCCCTGCTGAGGCGCCATTGGGCCCCCGGAATACGATGGGCACAGGCTGGGAGCCGGCAGACATGTAGTAAGTCTTGGCAGCTGAGTTTATAACCTGGTCAATGGCTTGCATGGAGAAGTTGAAGGTCATAAATTCACAAATGGGCCGCAACCCAGCCTGCCAAATAAAAACGTCAGTGTTCAAAGAAATGAGGCACGGCCACAAAGAGTGGCAAATGACCACTCCGTTCCTCCAATATTCAAACcacgttttgtttttttttccgaggtagggtttcactctagctcaggctgacctggaattcactatgtagtcttagggtggccttgaactcatggtgatcctcctacctctgcctcccaaatgctgggattaaaggtgtgcaccaccatgccaggcttcaaactatgttcttaaaaaaaaaaaagactgtcttgggctggagagaaggcttattggtaaggtgtttgcctgtgaagccaaaggacctaggttcgattccccaggacacatgtaagccagatgcataaggtggcacatgcatctggagttcgtttgcagtggctagaggccctggcatgccaattctctctgtgtctgtctctcttctctctctgcttgcagataaataaacaaacaaaacttaaaaaaaaaacaaagactgaCTTAGCTCTTTCTGGATGAGCCTCATACATACCATAGCTGCGCCTACAGCAATCCCAGCAAAGCCCATCTGTAAAGTCAAGCACAGGCGTAAGTGAAAACCCGCCCCTAGGAATACGCTTAGCAGAGAAGCCCCTCAAAGTCTGTCTGGAAGGCCTACCTCTGATATGGGGGTATctatgatcctcttgtctccgtATTTCTTCCAGAGGCCTCGACTAACCTACAATTAAGATTTAACCCCATTACTTTTAAGTATGCATTAACTAGGGCATATGGCCAGCtcaattttgaataattttaccTGTTTTGATTACCTTGTATGCACCGTCATACTGGGCAACTTCTTCCCCAAGCAGAAACACCTTCTCGTCCCTTTCCAGTTCCTCGTCCATACCCTGGTTAATAGCATCACGAACTGTCACCTGTCACAGGTATGTGAAAACAGTAAGTAAGCTGCAAGATGTtagcaaaattattattttttttcttttttgagatagggtcttgctctagcccaggttgacatggaattagtctcaggttagccctgaattaacagcaatcctcctacctcagcctcccgggggctggggctggagttaaaggcacacaccaccacgcccagccaggtaTTTACTTGGGCTGTCCACAGCAGGAAATATAAAAACCAGCACTAAAACAGGCAGCTCCTTTGGGAGATAtgagaatatttattttctacaGGTTCTGTTGGATTATAGATAGAActtaagagaaagaagacagcTCATACCCAAAGGGGGCATGAGCTGAGTGTCCAGAAATGGGGAAGCCCAGAacttaagagaaagaaggaatgcagagttcttgcccaaggaggcaagTGGGGGTGGGGTTTAAGAAGCCCAGAACTTAGGGAAGCATGAGGCTGTCCGAAGAGAAGGCAGGAGCGGGGTCAAGTCctctaagaatttttatttacttacttgggggagggaggagggagagaatggccacaccagggcctcccgccgctacaaactctagatgcatgcacccctttgtgcatttggctttatgtgggtactggggaatcaaacttgggtccttaagctttgcagtcaagcaccttaactgctcagccttcCTCTAAGAATTTTAAAAGTAGTATTTCCGTCTCCTGCCATCTTTAACTGGATGTGTCATGATGAGCTTACTGACACTTTGCTTGATGGGCACCCAAGCTTTAGAAAATGTTTGC
This genomic interval from Jaculus jaculus isolate mJacJac1 chromosome 16, mJacJac1.mat.Y.cur, whole genome shotgun sequence contains the following:
- the Pdhb gene encoding pyruvate dehydrogenase E1 component subunit beta, mitochondrial, yielding MAAVSGLVRRPLRQVAGLLRRRFHRSAPAALQVTVRDAINQGMDEELERDEKVFLLGEEVAQYDGAYKVSRGLWKKYGDKRIIDTPISEMGFAGIAVGAAMAGLRPICEFMTFNFSMQAIDQVINSAAKTYYMSAGSQPVPIVFRGPNGASAGVAAQHSQCFAAWYGHCPGLKVVSPWNSEDAKGLIKSAIRDNNPVIMLENELMYGVAFELSAEAQSKDFLIPIGKAKVERQGTHITVVSHSRPVGHCLEAATVLSKEGIECEVINMRTIRPMDIEAIENSVMKTNHLVTVEGGWPQFGVGAEICARIMEGPAFNFLDAPAVRVTGADVPMPYAKVLEDNSVPQVKDIIFAIKKTLNM